In Zymoseptoria tritici IPO323 chromosome 7, whole genome shotgun sequence, a single genomic region encodes these proteins:
- a CDS encoding GLN1, polyamine transporter (GLN1 - amino acid and polyamine transporter) — IPSGSTAADAMSIAGSPSTRASRTARLASTPVIGSPSGQSTPNAQPESTEQAQEPLAGASGTSIPGPGASSLSQALRGSHSPSRFGQTAARERGGSMRRYESPDPGSFTPQSYVTQLGRSPSVKEDIEVLKRHLVGPQGGSEAGSPRRGSGFPSDQGQSSAAAQDEEFSSLQLQGGDTTRHIYRYAEKAQREQDDAARLKRSMSYSAPKKAALDSEGDDISFIQKPGGFRREHLRRTAGSPAPSSTNPRTRYGTIDQEAYTEPSRPKFVTSNFIEFLTLYGHFAGEELEEDDEVLDRDEYFSSDAYEEATTEGDDNRSDRDWGEDSALLTPGKRKRKRKTRSAGTGTPFGAAMLLLKSFVGTGVLFLPRAYLNGGMLFSNIVLLGIAALSYYCFILLVSVRLKVQCSFGDMGQRIFGNYFRNFINFSLVISQIGFSSAYIVFVAENLRAFVLAVTRCKTDINIGIMILIQMVIFLPLSLYRNINQIQKLALLADLFILLGLIYVYFYDVKTIVKQGGIGDIENFNPEYWTLLIGTAIFTFEGVGLVIPIQSGMADPRKFPKVMGTVMIIVTVVFISAGALSYAAYGSKTKTVILLNMPQDDKLVNAVQFIYSLAILLSTPLQIYPAIEITSQQLFSRTGKYNPWIKWKKNIFRFFMVALCATIAWAGANDLDKFVSLVGSFACIPLVYIYPPLMHYRAVATKNWHRVVDVFLVIFGIAMMSYTTSLTVIAWASGQQEKSPGYCDN; from the exons ATACCGTCGGGGAGCACAGCTGCTGACGCCATGAGCATAGCTGGATCTCCATCGACCAGGGCGTCTCGGACCGCTCGTCTGGCCTCAACTCCCGTCATCGGTTCACCGAGCGGCCAGTCAACACCGAATGCACAGCCGGAAAGCACAGAACAAGCACAGGAGCCACTCGCTGGAGCATCCGGAACATCCATCCCCGGACCTGGCGCATCATCCCTCTCACAGGCTCTCCGAGGATCACATTCTCCGAGCAGATTCGGCCAGACGGCAGCGAGAGAAAGAGGAGGATCGATGCGGAGATATGAGAGCCCAGATCCGGGATCGTTCACTCCGCAGTCATATGTCACGCAGCTTGGTCGCAGTCCAAGCGTGAAGGAGGATATCGAAGTGCTGAAAAGACATTTGGTGGGACCGCAAGGTGGGTCTGAAGCGGGTTCGCCCAGGAGAGGATCCGGATTTCCTTCAGATCAAGGGCAGTCAAGCGCTGCTGCACAAGATGAGGAGTTTTCGAGTCTACAACTGCAAGGTGGAGATACGACACGGCATATCTATCGCTATGCGGAGAAGGCTCAGCGGGAGCAAGACGATGCAGCACGGTTGAAGAGGAGTATGAGCTACAGTGCGCCAAAGAAGGCAGCTCTTGATTCCGAGGGAGACGATATTTCGTTCATACAAAAACCGGGTGGATTCCGCCGCGAGCATTTGCGCCGGACTGCAGGCTCGCCAGCTCCTTCGAGCACGAATCCGAGGACACGATACGGCACGATTGATCAAGAAGCATACACCGAGCCGTCCAGACCGAAATTTGTCACCAGCAATTTCATCGAGTTCTTGACATTGTACGGTCACTTCGCTGGAGAAGAgctggaagaggatgacgaggTTCTGGATCGGGACGAGTACTTCTCATCAGATGCGTATGAAGAGGCCACCACAGAAGGCGACGACAACCGATCAGATCGCGATTGGGGTGAGGACTCAGCACTACTCACTCCTGGCAAACGCAAGCGGAAGCGGAAGACCCGATCAGCTGGGACAGGAACACCGTTCGGCGCTGCTATGCTGTTGCTGAAGTCCTTCGTCGGAACGGGAGTGctgttccttcctcgagcgTACCTAAATGGTGGCATGCTGTTTTCGAATATTGTCCTACTGGGTATTGCAGCCCTATCGTACTACTGCTTCATCCTGCTCGTCAGCGTCCGGCTAAAAGTCCAATGCTCATTCGGCGACATGGGTCAGAGAATTTTCGGCAACTACTTCCGCAACTTCATCAACTTCTCCCTGGTCATTTCACAAATCGGATTCTCCTCAGCATatatcgtcttcgtcgcggAGAACCTCCGTGCTTTCGTACTTGCCGTCACGCGCTGCAAGACGGACATCAACATTGGCATCATGATTCTCATCCAGATGGTCATCTTCCTGCCACTCTCACTGTACCGCAACATCAACCAGATCCAAAAGCTGGCTCTtctcgccgacctcttcATTCTCCTCGGTCTTATTTACGTCTACTTCTACGACGTCAAGACGATCGTCAAGCAAGGCGGCATCGGCGACATTGAAAACTTCAACCCAGAATACTGGACGCTCCTCATCGGAACAGCAATCTTCACCTTCGAAGGCGTCGGCCTCGTCATTCCAATCCAAAGCGGCATGGCGGACCCGCGGAAATTCCCCAAAGTCATGGGCACAGTCATGATCATCGTCACAGTCGTCTTCATCAGTGCGGGAGCCCTCTCCTACGCTGCCTACGGTTCTAAGACCAAGACCGTTATCCTTCTCAACATGCCGCAAGACGACAAGCTCGTCAACGCCGTGCAGTTCATCTACAGTCTGGCCATCCTGCTGTCCACGCCGTTGCAAATCTACCCTGCGATCGAGATTACCAGCCAGCAACTCTTCAGCCGTACTGGCAAGTACAACCCGTGGATcaagtggaagaagaataTCTTCCGATTCTTCATGGTCGCTTTGTGTGCGACGATTGCGTGGGCCGGTGCGAATGATTTGGACAAGTTTGTGAGCTTGGTCGGTAGCTTTGCTTGCATACCGCTTGTCTATATCTATCCA CCACTCATGCACTACCGCGCCGTTGCCACGAAGAACTGGCACCGAGTCGTAGACGTCTTCCTAGTCATCTTCGGCATCGCGATGATGAGCTATACTACATCTTTGACGGTCATCGCTTGGGCATCTGGACAGCAGGAGAAGTCGCCGGGATATTGCGACAAC